A window from Opitutia bacterium ISCC 52 encodes these proteins:
- a CDS encoding DUF975 family protein: MNWHYAINGEQQGPKSENELKQLFESGQLKENDLIWREGLSEWVSYDFVFVSPTSEAARQASAPVSHGAQGPALDAPVLEGFGTGGRTPNADLRKQALEALKGQWGVAIGLVIVSYLAFIVMGFIPILGLLATVICSGPLIMGIVEFFVRVYRRAGPEFGQLFNGFKNFPLGLALYLLLFVISVGATLIAIIPGGILIGIAVASSQGGSEAFTPHMGLGFGLLYIMMFGMSIMLYLYFGLSFFIALDEPELGAVHALKKSPAMIKGHKGKLFMMYLVFFGWSLLTVFTLFIGMLWVGPYCITSLVAFYDDLKDPAAA; the protein is encoded by the coding sequence ATGAATTGGCACTATGCAATCAACGGCGAACAACAAGGTCCGAAAAGTGAAAACGAACTTAAACAATTGTTTGAGTCAGGGCAGCTTAAGGAAAATGACTTGATCTGGAGAGAAGGTCTTAGCGAGTGGGTTTCTTATGACTTTGTATTTGTTTCACCAACTTCCGAGGCTGCGAGGCAAGCTTCAGCACCGGTGTCTCATGGGGCTCAAGGTCCGGCTCTGGACGCGCCAGTGCTGGAAGGTTTTGGTACGGGCGGACGAACCCCCAACGCCGATTTAAGAAAACAAGCGCTCGAAGCCCTCAAGGGGCAGTGGGGAGTGGCCATCGGATTGGTAATAGTCAGCTATTTGGCATTTATAGTGATGGGATTCATTCCCATTCTTGGGCTACTCGCGACGGTGATATGCTCCGGACCCCTGATCATGGGAATCGTTGAGTTTTTTGTCCGGGTCTACCGAAGGGCTGGTCCTGAGTTCGGGCAACTGTTCAATGGATTCAAAAACTTCCCTCTGGGACTTGCTCTATACTTATTGTTATTTGTTATCTCTGTCGGTGCGACCCTCATTGCTATAATTCCTGGCGGTATTTTAATAGGAATCGCAGTAGCTTCGAGTCAAGGAGGCTCGGAGGCCTTTACTCCTCACATGGGTCTGGGATTTGGCCTCCTCTACATAATGATGTTTGGCATGTCTATTATGCTGTATCTGTATTTTGGTCTCTCATTTTTTATTGCCCTCGATGAACCGGAATTAGGAGCCGTGCATGCTTTGAAAAAGAGTCCGGCCATGATCAAGGGACATAAAGGTAAACTCTTTATGATGTACCTCGTATTTTTCGGATGGTCCTTGCTGACAGTATTCACCCTTTTTATCGGAATGTTGTGGGTTGGCCCTTACTGTATTACGAGTTTGGTCGCATTTTATGACGACCTTAAAGATCCTGCTGCGGCTTAG
- the lysS gene encoding lysine--tRNA ligase, with amino-acid sequence MSKNTSDNTHDLFAVRKGKLDKLRDEGIDPFRQNWVQSHTSTTAKALYKPEEDNEIEVSVAGRITNMNVMGKAMFAKILDRDGKIQIYAKREELGEEKYFKLRKHDIGDIIGVSGPMFVTKTGEVTVRVTDYAIVSKSMRPLPEKWHGLADADTIYRNRHLDLITNEESRDRFKKRSAIISCIRRYLEAQDFMEVETSTLHHIAGGAAARPFVTHFNALDCDFYLRIALELHLKRLLVGGFDRVFEIGRVFRNEGLSRRHNPEFTMLEVYQAYSDFRGMMELIHGMIQTICKDVLGTTTIANSDGVEIELGGDWREVSYKELILEATKDPEWFSRSKEEKLAATEGLGIQVNPELEDYEITNNVFEKLIEPTLIQPTFVTHIPKELCPLAKLNEDDPAVLDVFELCINGQEIAPAYSEQNDPFIQKEMFEAQIGEETQDLDTEFLAAMEQGMPPAGGMGVGIDRLIILLTGAANIRDTILFPALRPEKREEAEEE; translated from the coding sequence ATGAGCAAGAACACTTCGGACAATACCCACGACCTGTTTGCCGTACGAAAAGGCAAGCTGGACAAGTTGCGCGACGAGGGAATCGATCCATTTCGACAGAATTGGGTGCAGAGCCATACCTCGACCACAGCAAAGGCGTTGTATAAACCGGAGGAAGACAACGAAATTGAGGTCTCCGTTGCCGGTCGCATCACTAATATGAATGTGATGGGCAAGGCCATGTTTGCCAAAATTCTCGACCGCGATGGCAAAATCCAGATTTACGCAAAGCGTGAAGAATTGGGTGAAGAGAAGTATTTCAAGCTCCGGAAGCACGATATTGGTGACATCATTGGTGTCTCCGGCCCGATGTTTGTCACAAAGACGGGCGAAGTGACCGTTCGGGTGACCGACTATGCGATCGTTTCTAAGTCCATGCGACCTCTACCTGAAAAGTGGCATGGTCTTGCCGATGCGGATACCATTTATCGGAATCGTCACCTCGACCTGATTACCAACGAAGAAAGTCGCGATCGCTTTAAAAAGCGTAGCGCGATCATTTCCTGTATCCGCCGATACCTGGAAGCTCAGGATTTCATGGAGGTGGAAACCTCCACACTTCATCACATCGCTGGTGGAGCTGCCGCTCGTCCATTTGTGACGCATTTTAATGCCCTGGATTGCGATTTCTATCTGCGCATTGCGCTGGAGCTGCACTTGAAACGTCTTCTGGTTGGAGGATTTGATCGTGTCTTTGAGATCGGTCGCGTATTCCGCAATGAGGGCCTTTCTCGTCGACACAACCCGGAGTTCACCATGCTGGAGGTTTATCAGGCCTATTCTGATTTTCGCGGTATGATGGAACTCATCCATGGCATGATCCAGACCATCTGTAAGGATGTATTGGGTACTACCACCATCGCCAATTCGGATGGAGTTGAGATCGAGCTCGGTGGGGATTGGCGTGAAGTCTCCTACAAGGAACTTATTTTAGAAGCGACTAAAGATCCCGAGTGGTTCAGCCGATCCAAGGAAGAGAAGCTGGCTGCGACTGAGGGGCTGGGGATTCAGGTGAATCCGGAACTCGAGGATTATGAAATCACCAACAACGTCTTTGAGAAGTTGATCGAGCCTACTTTGATCCAACCAACTTTCGTAACACACATTCCAAAGGAACTGTGCCCGCTTGCGAAATTGAACGAGGACGATCCGGCCGTGTTGGACGTATTTGAACTTTGCATCAATGGGCAGGAGATTGCTCCCGCCTACTCTGAGCAGAACGACCCCTTTATTCAGAAAGAAATGTTCGAAGCTCAGATCGGTGAAGAGACTCAGGATCTCGATACGGAATTCCTGGCTGCGATGGAGCAGGGGATGCCACCAGCAGGTGGTATGGGTGTCGGTATTGACCGCTTGATCATTCTTTTGACCGGTGCGGCTAATATTCGAGACACCATCCTTTTCCCAGCGCTGCGTCCCGAGAAACGAGAAGAGGCTGAGGAAGAGTAA
- a CDS encoding ABC transporter permease produces MPWYLYLAFKQLFPTGSKVSFFLVLSVIGVGLGVSLLIIVLTVMNGFQKEIRDKIVETSGDIRVEDRAVIYDYDELMEVVAGVEYKGKQVVEAVSPYAYGFVMVQNRNVPVFPAIRGIDVNLEQEVISYEKFMKSGSIDDLDDDSVIISSGLARKIGAFRGDTLEVISPLIMEKLEEDEIMLPRQLRIVGIFETGWTVIDNNTLFCTLTLMQEFYGLEDGIHGLTVRLKRGYEEDVDLIAATINDTILSHDTLPLGVKAFSWLDLNRDFLFVLQLEKSVMFFLLLFVILNSAFSITSTLLISVVRKTKEIGLLGAMGASPRALMACFTAQGFIIGTVGSILGVVFATVCLAFRNQIVAFVAGIFNKEETLIRFYQFTHLPAHYQLDDFLIIIGSAVVASTLAGLIPAVRASLMRPATALRSE; encoded by the coding sequence ATGCCTTGGTATCTCTATCTAGCCTTTAAACAACTCTTCCCGACTGGATCGAAAGTTTCGTTCTTTCTGGTTTTGTCTGTCATTGGAGTTGGGCTGGGAGTGAGTTTATTAATCATCGTTCTCACGGTCATGAATGGCTTCCAAAAGGAGATCCGTGATAAGATTGTCGAAACATCCGGTGATATCAGGGTCGAAGATCGGGCTGTCATCTACGACTACGACGAGCTGATGGAGGTTGTAGCCGGTGTTGAATACAAGGGGAAACAAGTGGTCGAAGCGGTTTCACCTTATGCCTACGGATTTGTCATGGTGCAAAACCGCAATGTGCCAGTGTTCCCGGCCATACGTGGGATCGATGTTAATCTGGAGCAGGAGGTTATCTCCTACGAAAAGTTTATGAAGTCGGGTTCGATTGACGATCTGGACGACGACTCGGTTATTATTAGTTCAGGACTCGCTCGCAAGATTGGAGCCTTCAGGGGAGATACACTCGAAGTCATTTCGCCTTTGATCATGGAGAAGCTGGAAGAGGATGAGATCATGTTGCCGCGCCAACTCCGCATCGTTGGTATTTTCGAAACGGGCTGGACGGTCATCGATAACAATACTCTTTTTTGTACACTCACCTTGATGCAGGAGTTCTATGGGCTTGAGGATGGCATTCATGGGCTGACCGTGCGCTTAAAGCGCGGATATGAGGAAGACGTAGATCTCATCGCGGCGACCATCAACGATACCATCCTTTCTCACGATACACTTCCTTTAGGGGTGAAGGCATTTTCCTGGCTCGATCTAAACCGCGACTTTCTTTTTGTCCTCCAGCTGGAAAAATCAGTTATGTTTTTTTTGCTCTTGTTTGTCATCTTGAACTCGGCCTTTTCCATCACCAGTACCTTGCTCATCTCGGTAGTTCGAAAAACAAAGGAGATCGGACTTCTGGGTGCCATGGGTGCCTCGCCTCGCGCTTTGATGGCTTGTTTTACAGCTCAGGGATTTATTATCGGAACGGTGGGTAGTATATTGGGCGTTGTATTTGCAACCGTCTGCCTGGCATTTCGAAATCAAATCGTCGCCTTCGTAGCTGGTATCTTCAATAAGGAAGAAACGCTCATCCGGTTCTATCAATTTACCCACCTGCCTGCACATTATCAACTGGACGACTTTTTGATCATTATCGGTTCAGCTGTAGTCGCCAGCACATTGGCTGGGCTGATTCCCGCCGTTCGCGCTTCGCTGATGCGCCCTGCCACTGCGCTCCGGAGCGAGTAG
- a CDS encoding DUF2959 domain-containing protein: protein MFLKHNLNARAIASIRNEVIGLEEDVANLINEMNEAIAEAESFIDQLQAEE from the coding sequence ATCTTTCTTAAGCACAATCTCAATGCACGCGCCATTGCGTCGATTCGTAACGAAGTCATCGGTCTGGAGGAAGATGTAGCGAATCTGATTAATGAGATGAACGAAGCCATCGCAGAGGCCGAGTCATTCATTGATCAGCTGCAAGCTGAGGAGTAG